In Phocoena sinus isolate mPhoSin1 chromosome 10, mPhoSin1.pri, whole genome shotgun sequence, a single genomic region encodes these proteins:
- the IL22 gene encoding interleukin-22, with protein MAARQKSMSSSLMGTLVASCLLHMALWVQGGAAVPIVSQCRLDRANFQQPYITNRTFALAHEASLADNNTDVRLIGTKLFQGVKMMERCCMLKQVLNFILEEVLLPQSNRFKPYMQEVVPFLARLNKKLGQCHMECDNQNIQRNVQNLKDTVKKLGESGEIKVIGELNLLFMALKNECTRPGQSSKMDN; from the exons ATGGCTGCCCGGCAGAAATCTATGAGCTCTTCCCTTATGGGGACTCTGGTGGCCAGCTGCCTCCTCCACATGGCCCTGTGGGTGCAGGGAGGAGCGGCTGTGCCCATTGTGTCGCAGTGCAGGCTCGACAGGGCCAACTTCCAGCAGCCTTACATCACCAACCGCACCTTCGCGTTGGCTCATGAG gcTAGTTTGGCAGATAACAACACAGATGTTCGTCTCATTGGGACCAAACTGTTCCAGGGAGTCAAG ATGATGGAGCGCTGCTGTATGCTGAAGCAGGTGCTGAACTTTATCCTTGAAGAGGTGCTGCTCCCCCAATCCAATAGATTCAAGCCCTACATGCAGGAGGTGGTGCCCTTCCTGGCCAGGCTCAACAAAAAGCTAGGCCAATGC CATATGGAGTGTGACAACCAGAATATCCAGAGAAATGTACAGAATCTGAAGGACACAGTGAAAAAG CTTGGAGAGAGTGGAGAGATCAAAGTAATTGGAGAACTGAATTTGCTGTTTATGGCCCTGAAAAATGAATGCACTCGTCCAGGGCAAAGCTCGAAAATGGATAACTAA